The nucleotide window GCAACTATTGAACAACTGGAAAAAATGGCGGGAGAGCTCGAAACATTTTCCCAGCGTCTGGCGGTCCTTACCTAACATTTAGGGGGCGGATCAAAGATTACCCTGGAACGAATCCAGAAAGTACTGGCAAGGGCCGGGGTTGGGGCCCGGCGTACCTGTGAAGAGTTAGTGCGGGCCGGAAGGGTTCAGGTTGGTGGAAAAGTTGCCACAATTGGGATGAAAGTAGACCCGGCGCGGGCCACCATTTATGTAGACGGAAAAAGGATTCACGTTTCTCAAAATTACGTATATTGTTTGCTTTACAAACCTAAGGGTTACGTTTCTACAGTAAAGGACCCCCAGGGGAGACCCAAGGTGACGGACCTGGTTCATGTTTCTGGGGTGCGCCTGTTTCCCGTTGGAAGGCTTGACTTTGATACAAGCGGTTTAATTCTTTTAACAAATGATGGGAAACTTGCATACCTTTTAACTCATCCCAAGTACGGGGTCTGGAAAACCTACCAGGCACTTGTCAGGGGAAGACCCGCCCCGGCCGCGTTAGCGCAACTGGAGAAAGGAGTACTTCTCCCTGAAGGCAAAACCACCCCGGCTCACGTCAGGTTACTGAAGCAGTCCGGGGATCAGGCGTGGCTGGAGATTAGTTTGCGTGAAGGAAAGAAGCGCCAGGTCCGGAAAATGTGCGAGGCTGTCGGTCATCCTGTTCTGGATCTGAAGCGCACTAAACTTGCATTTCTCGATCTCAAAGGCCTGCACCCCGGTCAATTTCGCTTGCTGAGCACGGAGGAAGTGCTTCGCTTGAAAAAGATTGCCTTAAACGGTGCTTCGAGGCAGGATTAACCTTACGGTGAGTAGAATTAAAAGACCATCGGGCATCCTTCACGGTAAGGTTGGGTTTAAGTTAAGGAGGTTTTTCCTGAATGAAGCACGGAGTGAGGCGGTTTATTTGCTTTTGGAGCCTGATTACCCTGATACTATTTTTTTTCTTAAGCGGTTGCCGGGCTGCTCAAAATGAAAAAGCGGGAGGGAGCGCCAATCCTCCCCCTGCTCCGGTTACGGTTAAAGATGATTCAGGTACTGTTCTGGAGTTCAGCGCTTTCCCCAAGCGGATTGTTTCCCTTGCCCCGAGCAACACGGAAATCCTCTTCGCTTTAGGCTTGGAAGACCGGATTGTTGGTGTTACATCATACTGCGATTATCCTCCGGCAGCAAAGCATAAAACCAAAGTAGGCGATCTCCAGGCAAATCTAGAACAGATCATGGCGTTAAAACCGGATCTCGTTGTAGCTAAATGGACCCTCAACAAAGATGCAGTAAGTAAGTTGCGAAAGTTAAAGATTCCTGTATTGTGCGTCGAGCCCGAGAGCATGGAAGGGGTCTACCGCGCGATCTTAATGGTTGCCCAGGCAACCGGTACCGAAGAAGCCGGAAGAAAAATTGTAGAGGAGATGAAGGCTAAACTTCGCAAAGTTGAGGAGAAGCTTGCGGGACTGCCTGCTTCCGAGCGGCTGAGGGTTTTTATTGAAGTAGGAGACGATCCCCTCTTTACCGCCGGGAGCAAAACCTTTATCAATGAGCTGGTGAATCGTGCCGGTGGGATTAATATCGCTCAGGACGTGCAGGGCTACCAGATGTATAGTAGTGAGGCTGTGGTAGAAAAGAACCCGGATGTTATTCTTGCTCCGGATAGTTATTATGTAGATGTCAGACAGATCATTAAAAAGCGTCCTGGCTGGGTACAAATTAAAGCCGTCCGGAACAATCGCATTATTCATGAACTTGATTCAAATTTAATCAACCGCCCGGGGCCCCGTGCGGCCGAAGCTGTGGCAGCAATTGCACGGGCATTTTATCCCGAAATTTTCCCGGAAAAATCCCAGGATGAATGATCATGTCCGGAACTAACTGGTACTTCCGTTTGCTCTGTTGCCTCCTTATTCTTTTTTTGTTGCTTATTGTTTCTGCTTTGTTTAGCATAACGCTGGGAAGCGCGGCGATAACTCCCTGGGCGGCTTTAAAGGCACTGTTTATGCACCTTCCAGGGGGCGCAGCTTTAGCAAATAGCGGTTTGGACCCCACAGTTGAAGCGATCATCGTCCAGATCCGTCTCCCGCGCGTGATTTTAGCTCTTTTTGTAGGGGCCGCTTTGTCTACAGCCGGGGCTGCTCTTCAGGGGCTTTTGCGAAACCCTCTAGCAGACCCTTATACGCTCGGAGTCTCCTCGGGGGCTGCGGTGGGGGCGGCGCTTACCTTAATTATCCTTCGCCAGGGTTCTCCCCTGGAAACGGCGACCCTGCCCCTGGCCGCTTTTCTGGGTGCCCTGGTTACAGGGCTCCTGGTTTACCACCTGGCACAAGTCGAGGGATACCTTGCAGTAGAAACCCTAATTCTTGCAGGGGTGATCATGAGTTCTTTTATGTCCGCGATTCTCTCGTATTTGCTTACCGTTGCGGGGGAAAATCTCCACCAAATTGTATACTGGTTGATGGGGAATCTCGCGCTTCGAGGGAGTGAATATTTCATCTATACTTTGCCTTACCTGGCTGGTGGCATCATTGTGATGTGTTTATTCGGGCGCGAATTAAATATCATGACATTTGGCGAGGAAACAGCAGGACAACTGGGCATAGCAGTAGAAAAAACCAAACGAATATTACTCTTGGTTGCCACGCTCCTGACAGGTGTTGCCGTTGCCCTGGCGGGGACGATTGGTTTTGTAGGGTTAATTGTTCCACACCTTATAAGGCTTCTTTTGGGTCCCGACCACCGGATCTTGCTTCCCGTTTCTGCCGCAGGAGGAGGTATTTTTTTGATCTGGGCAGATACTGTTGCCCGGACAATCCTGGCACCCGTAGAACTTCCGGTAGGAGTGGTTACCGCCTTTTTAGGTGCCCCCTTTTTTGTGTATCTTTTGCGGACCCGGAAGCGCCGGGGTTTTTAGGTTAACAGTCAACTCAGCAGGATTTCGCTTGGGGAGATTCTGAGATGGAGGCAGTCCTTAAAGTACATGACGTCGAGTGTCGTTACGGAGCCCACCCTGCCCTTCAGGGGGTGAGCCTGGTAGTTCCGCGCGGCATTTTCCTCGGATTAATTGGCCCTAATGCCGCCGGCAAATCTACCCTTCTGAAAACCCTGGCAGCCACTCTTAAACCAAAAAGAGGAGTAGTTCTTTTTAACGGTACCGAGCTAGATAAAATTTCAAGACGCGCCTTTGCGCAACACGTTTCTGTTGTTCCTCAGGAAGCAACCGTGAGCTTCCCCTTTTCCGTTTATGAGGTGGTCATGATGGGACGCCACCCTCATTTAGGGAGGTTTATCCGGGAAAGCGAGCGGGATTTTGCCATTGTCAGGGAGGCAATGGATGCGGCAAACTGCTGGCATTTAAGGGACCGCAATATTCTTGAAATCAGCGGAGGAGAGCGCCAACGGGTAATTCTGGCACGGGCGCTTGCACAGGAACCAGAAGTAATTTTATTGGATGAGCCGACAAACCATCTTGATCTAACTGCCCAGTTAGAGATCCTCGGCGTTCTTAAGAACCTCAACGCCCAGCGGGGGTTAACGGTGCTCGCCGTTTTTCACGATCTTAATCTTGCCTCCCAATTCAGCGATCAGTTGATTCTACTTCACGAGGGAAAGATTTTTTCCGCGGGTACCCCGGAAAGCGTTCTTACAAGAGAAATGATCCGGGCTGTCTACGGGACCGATGTCCTGGTCATTAAACATCCCTTGACAGGTTCGCCCCAGGTTGTCCTTTTACCCCGTTTTCACGAGAGAAAACCTGCGCTTTCTCAACTCCACTTCCATCTCATTTGCGGTGGAGGCATAGGGGCACCTTTAATGGGTCAGTTAACCAGAATGGGGTATCTTGTTTCGGTAGGGGTTCTGAATATCAAGGATACGGATTGGGAGGTTGCGCAGGCTCTTGGTCTACCTGTTGCTGAAGAAAAGCCTTTTTCTCCGATTGGGAACGAGGCATATCAGGCAAATTTAAAGTTGGCCCGGGCAGCTGATGCGGTTTTCCTTTTGGATATTCCTTTTGGTTACGGCAACCTTCCTAACGTCCAGATCCTCGAACCTCTTCTTGCTTCCCAAAAACGTTGCTTTTTAGTAGACCCCGTACATTTGCCGGAACGGGATTATACGGGGGGAAGGGCGGTAGGTCTGGTTGCAGCACTCCGGGAACGGAGTTTATCTTGCATCCCCGACCAGCAAGCCGTTCTTCAGGTGATCCACGGGCTAGGAAAGGAGAAGGACAATGCAGAGACCGCGGTTAGAGAAGGGTCTTATTCAGGTTTATACAGGAAATAGCAAAGGTAAAACTACTGCCTCCCTGGGGCTTGCCCTGCGCGCGATCGGACACGGCTTTCGGGTTTGCGTGGTCCAATTTTTAAAGGGAGGGGCCTATACCGGGGAATTGTTTGCTGCGCAGAGGCTGTACCCCAATCTCGTTGTTCGCCAGTATGGAATAACCTGCCCGTACAGCGCCTTAATCAGGCAGGGAGAGGCAGCTTGCCGGGGGTGTGGCGGGTGTTTCACCGAAAAAGGTAAGGGTACGGAAGAAAATCGAAAACTTGCTCAACTGGGTCTAAGAGCGGCTGAAGATATCATCCGTTCAGAAGAGTACGATGTCGTCATCCTTGACGAAATTAATAACGCTTTTTACTACGAGCTTCTTTCTGTAGATGAGGTCCTGCCGTTACTTGCCGGCAAACCTCCTCAAGTTGAAGTGATTCTCACGGGACGCCATGCTCCCCCTGAAATAATTGCGCAGGCGGATTTAGTTACCGAAATGAATTTGGTTAAGCACCCTTATGAAAAGGGAGTTCCCAGCCGGCGCGGGATTGAGTATTAGCCCTTAAAGAGGAATTTCTCAAGCAAAGGACGAAATTACTTGAGGGTTGGAGAATTTATCGCGGGGAGGTTAGAAAGATTATCGATGGTTGAAAAAATAAATAACCAGAAGCTGCGTTTAAAAGTTCGATTTGACTACCGTGGGGAAGGGAAATCCGGGCGTGTTTTTTGGAGAAACAAAGAGGGAGAACAGGTTGCAGAAGAAATCAGGGAGCAAAAAGCAATTCTACTGCGCAATATTCCAATCCAGGGTGTCCAAATCTTGGAAATCAACACAAATGGAGAAATTTACACAGTCAGGGACGACGGTTCGGGTCGGGATGTTGCCTTTGCGCCTATAGAGTTTATTGTTGAGGCAGATACCATCGAAGACGTTCTTTCCTTTCTTTTAAGAGAAGAATTCCGAAAAATAGAAGTACTTCATCCGGCTGAATTTACTTTAGACAGGCATGAGATTGAGCGGATCATCTATAAAATGAACGAGGAGTTGCGAACTTACCGGCTTTACCTGGAAAAAAGGTTAGCTTCCAAGTAACTTTCGCTTAAAGAATTTCAATTGTTAAAGCGATAATTATTGAAAGGTATTTAAAAAGGCTTTAACGCATTTCCGGGGGTGGCATGGGTGAAAGTTTCTCCTGATCAGATCGTGCAGCGCGTTAGGGATCTACCTGCTTTACCCCAAATTGTTGCCCGGGTTTTAAAACTTACGGACGATCCTGACTCTACCGTTAAAGAACTGAACGACGCCATCTGCCAGGATCAGGCGCTCACAGCGAAGGTGCTCCGGCTGGCGAACTCTGCTTATTACGGATTTCCCCGCCGGATTAGCACCATTATTGAAGCAATTGTCATTTTAGGTTTTAACACGATTCGAAATTTAGTACTTGCGGTTTCGGTTCATAATTTACTCAGCAAGGAGGTACCGGGTTACCAGTTAGGGCGCGGAGAATTATGGCGCCATTCGATTGCCTGCGCGATGGCGGCGCGAACCCTGGCCCGGCGCACCCGGTTCCCGTCTCCTGACCAGGCCTTTATTGCGGGGCTTTTACATGACATCGGCAAGGTGATCCTGAGTGTTTATGTCAGCGAAACGTTCGGTGAATTGATTAAAAAAGTACATGAAGCAAAAATTCCATTTCCGCAGGCGGAAGAAGAGATTTTAGGGTTTACGCACGCAGTGATCGGCTCAAAAGTAGCAGATAAATGGAATTTGCCCCTTCCCCTCGTGGAAGCAATTGCCTTTCATCATAGTCCCCTGAATGCGAAGGAAAATCCCAAACTTACTGTTCTCGTACACCTTGCGGATGCCCTCTGCATGATGATGGGAATTGGTCTGGGGGGAGATGGTTTATATTATCCTCTCGTTCCGGAGGCACTTTCCATAGTGGGTTTGAAAGCGGAAGATCTTGAGGTGATTATGGGAGAATTAGGAGATTTGTTTGCGGATGAAAACACCTTCCTCTCCGGTGACGAAAAATAGCCGGCCTGCATAAAAAGCAAGCAAAATGCGTAAACAGATCATAGCTTGAATTGTTCCAGGAATTGGGGGAGTGATAGTGCCAGGGAGTTTTTTTGACAGATTGGAAAGATGGGAAAAGAGTTTACATGGTTTTTTACTCGTTTGCTTTCTTGGTCTGGTGACCTTACAAGCGTTGTTCACAAAAGAACCCTTTCGGTTCTATTTAAGTTTTGCAGAACGGCTGGAAGGGGTTTCCTGGCCTGATCAGGAACTTCCTGCTGTGGGCCGGGCGGAGGAGCGCGTGGGGAAGATCCAAATCACTTTGGTCGGGTACTTTTCTCTGCCCCGCGCTGCGGTTTTGATCAACGGCCGGCAGGTAGCAAATTTTAAGGAACGGGAAATTTGGGTTAAAGTAAAAGAAGGAGACGAAATTGAAATTGACGGTTCTGCTTATGCGTGTCCTTTAACTTTCCGGGTTTCACAAGTTTCACCGGCAGTAATCTCACCGCGGGTAAACTATCGGATTGGGACCGCTGGTACGCGGGTAAGTCTGGGTGAGGTAAGGATGAAATGAAAGGTTTTTGAGGTGATAAACTTGAACGGATATGGAAGCCGGCAGGTTGCTGCAATTGCTGTTTTGATGGCCCTTACAGAAACCCGCGAGGAAGAGGTCAGGAAAAAGGCCGAGTTTGCGAAATTGGGCATCAAAACCGCCGCCGTGGACCTGGGGGGAGAATTTATTGGTTCGGTGAAAAAATTTATCGAGCGCGGCATTGTTGCCGCTAAAAGAGAAGGTGTCATTAAAGAAACGCACAGTGACGAGGGAGCGGTTGCCGGTGCCGCGCGAGAAGCTCTGAGCCAGATCAGCCCGAAGGCGATTGGTTTTAATGTGGGAGGTAAGATGGGAATCGCTCGTTACAAGGATCACATCAGTGTCGCCGTTTTTTTCGGGATCGGACTCCTTCATTTAGACGAGGTTGCGATTGGTTTGGGCCACCGCGCCGTCCCTTGAGGAGGGTTGGGAGTGAGAGAGGTTTGGGTCCGGGGCATCCGCGGGGCCGTTACAGTACCGGAAAATTCACCGCGCGCGATCTGTGAAGCTACCAAGGAGTTGCTTACATTAATTGTTAAGGAAAATCAAATCAGTGTTGAGGATATCGTCAGTATTATTTTTTCCGTTTCGGTCGATTTAAATGCTACCTTTCCTGCGGAAGCGGCCCGGGAACTCGGTTGGACGATGGTCCCCTTGCTTTGTACGACAGAAATACCCGTTCCCGGCTCCCTGGAAAAGTGTATCCGGGTTTTAGTTCACGCGTACCTGGCACGGTCGCAGGCGGAGGTACGGCATGTTTACCTTGGGGATGCCGTAAAATTGAGACCGGATCTTCGTGGCTAAACCACCTCCCCACGAAAAGAGTTTTTCCGCTCCACCGAGCTTGCTCTACTTCAGTTGTTCCTGAATTCAGGGCGCCCCCTGCCTTTTGCCCTGCCAGCACTCTCTTGCGGACTTGATGGAATCTGGCAGTTCTTCCCTGCGAGTTGGAACCTAAGCAATATCTGCCCCATTTTCCTGGTTTTCAGCGGCTTTAAAAAGAGGGAACCTCCTTATCGCAGGGAATTATGTTGAGCGGATACCACAAAGAAAAGAACAAGCCTAAAAAATAGTTGACAGATCTTTTTCGGTCTTGCTATTATCAATAGGGCTATTTAATTTTTAAAAAGGGAGAGGAGATACAAGGATGCCGCCGAAAGTTGATCTCGACAAGTGTACTGGTTGTGGGACGTGTGTGGATGTTTGCCCGAGTGAAGTCTTCGTAATCGAAAACGAAAAATGTAAAGTTGCGCGACCGGATGATTGCACGGCGTGTGAGAGTTGCACCGAAGAGTGTCCCGAGGAGGCCATTACTTTAGAGGAGTAATTTTGGGAAGCCCTCTACTCGAAAGGGGACATAGAAAAGGCGGCCAGGAGACGAAACGGATGTAGTTTTATGCTGCAAGGGGGGAGCCGCGCAGTTGAGTCCTCCTAAGAGGGGGGTCAGTACAAAAGAGAATATTGAGATGAGATGAGTCGAGTTGAGAAAGGAGAGAAAGTCGAGATGAGGCGTATTGGAAAGCAAACCAGCGCCCATTTGGGCGCTGGTTTTTTCATTTCTAGACGTAAAACAAAAAAAGTCCGGATTTTAAAACCTCTAATCCGGGAAATTCCTGCCGACTGCGAAACCCCGGTCTCTCTATTTGCAAAACTCTGCCCTCACCCGCCTGCTTACTTACTGGAAAGTGTCGAAGGGGGGGAACGCATTGCCCGTTACTCTTTCATCGGGTGCGTTCCGTTTGCCGTTTTCCGCGCCAAAAACGGCTATGTAGAAGTTCAAGAAGGAAGAAAGAGAACAATTTTTAAGCGGGACCCCCTTGCAGTGCTTTCCCAAATTTTTGAGCAGTTTCGGGTCCTGAGCGAGGAACCACTCCCTCCTTTCGTGGGTGGTGCCGCGGGTTACTTTGGGTACGATTTCGCCCATTACTACGAACGCCTGCCCAGAAAAGCGGTAGACGATCTTCAGGTTCCTGATTGTTATTTAGTTTTAAGCAGAGCCGCGGTTGTGTTCGACCACGTGCAGGGTGTAATTAAAATTATCGTGCTCGATGAAATGGGAGAGGGGAGGTTTTCAGAGACAGGAAAGATACTCCTGGCTCACCTTGAAGCGCGAATTCTAGCCGCCTTGCGCCGTCCGGTTTTTTTTAGAAGGCACGAGAATGAAACTTTCCATGCCGGCAGGATTGAAAGCAACTTGAAGAAACCGGAGTTTCTGGCACGCGTCCGGGTCGCCAAGCAGTACATTGAAGCGGGCGATATTTTTCAAGTTGTAATTTCGCAACGCCTCAAGGTTCCTTTTCAAGGAAGCCCCTTCTTTCTGTACCGTACCCTCCGCCGCGTGAATCCTTCGCCTTACCTGTTTTATTTCTCGCTTCCGGAAATGCAGATCATCGGTTCTTCTCCCGAGATGCTTCTCAAGCGTCAGGGAACCTTGCTGATTACCCGTCCCCTGGCGGGAACACGCCCCCGCGGAAAAAATGAAGCCGAGGATTTCCAGTTCGAAGAGGAGCTTCGCAATTGTCAGAAAGAGCGGGCCGAGCATGTAATGTTAGTCGATTTAGGCAGAAATGATTTAGGCCGGGTTTCCCGTTACGGTTCTGTAGCAGTAACCGAGCTTCTCGAAATTGAGCGCTACTCTCATGTGATGCACCTCGTTTCGGAAGTAAGGGGGAACCTGGCTCCAGATCAAACCGTTTACGATGCTTTAAAAGCCGTTTTTCCCGCAGGTACTGTTTCCGGCGCCCCGAAAATCCGGGCGATGGAGATTATCGAAGAGTTAGAACCCCAGCGCAGGGGGATCTATGCGGGAGCAGTGGGTTATTTAAGCCTGACGGGGCACCTCGATACCTGCATCGCCATCAGAACGATTTTAATTAAAGACGGGTATTTTTTTGCCCAGGCGGGAGCCGGAATTGTTGCAGATTCCGATCCTGAACGGGAGTATGAAGAAACCTGCAACAAGGCAGCGGCGTTACTCAAGTCTTTATCCCCTGAGGTAAGGAGGTAAGGTAAATGGTTAAGGAATTTTTGGAAAAAGTAATTTCTCGTGAGCACCTCTCGGAACAAGAGGCGGAGGTAGTGATGGGGGAATTAATGCAGGGCAACCTCACCAACACCCAGATCGGAGCCTTTCTGGTTGCGTTAAGAATGAAAGGAGAAACTCCGGGGGAGATCTCGGGATTCGCGCGGGCAATCCGGAGCCGTGCCCGTTCTGTTCAAATTTCCCCTCTTCCCGGGCCGGTTGTTGATACTTGCGGAACCGGCGGGGATGGTAAACACACTTTTAATATCTCGACCGCAGCAGCCTTTGTTGCAGCAGGAACCGGACTTGTAGTTGCGAAACACGGAAACCGTTCTATTTCAAGCAGGACGGGGAGTGCCGACCTCCTGGAGGCGCTGGGGCTAAAAATTGACCTTCCTGTAGAAGCAACGGTTGCCTGCTTAAGGGAGGTCGGGATCGCATTCTTTTTCGCGCCACTGTTCCACCAGGCGATGCGCTACGCCCTGGGCCCCCGGCGTGAGCTGGGGATTCGCACCGTTTTTAACCTTTTGGGCCCTTTAACGAATCCTGCAGGAGCGGATATCCAGTTGGTTGGAGTCTATCATGCGGATCTAACCGAGCTTGTCGGTGATGCTTTGCGGCGCCTGGGTTGTCGCTCTGCCCTGGTGGTGCACGGGTGTGACGGACTGGATGAAATCTCCATCACAGGTCCCACGAAAATTACCGAGGTGAAACCCGAGGGGCTATCAACTTATTATTTACATCCGGAAGAACTGGGGTTGCCACTGGGAAGGCTTGATGAATTAATTGGGGGGTCCCCGGAAGAAAATGC belongs to Bacillota bacterium and includes:
- a CDS encoding cobalamin-binding protein, which encodes MKHGVRRFICFWSLITLILFFFLSGCRAAQNEKAGGSANPPPAPVTVKDDSGTVLEFSAFPKRIVSLAPSNTEILFALGLEDRIVGVTSYCDYPPAAKHKTKVGDLQANLEQIMALKPDLVVAKWTLNKDAVSKLRKLKIPVLCVEPESMEGVYRAILMVAQATGTEEAGRKIVEEMKAKLRKVEEKLAGLPASERLRVFIEVGDDPLFTAGSKTFINELVNRAGGINIAQDVQGYQMYSSEAVVEKNPDVILAPDSYYVDVRQIIKKRPGWVQIKAVRNNRIIHELDSNLINRPGPRAAEAVAAIARAFYPEIFPEKSQDE
- a CDS encoding HutP family protein: MNGYGSRQVAAIAVLMALTETREEEVRKKAEFAKLGIKTAAVDLGGEFIGSVKKFIERGIVAAKREGVIKETHSDEGAVAGAAREALSQISPKAIGFNVGGKMGIARYKDHISVAVFFGIGLLHLDEVAIGLGHRAVP
- the aroH gene encoding chorismate mutase, producing MREVWVRGIRGAVTVPENSPRAICEATKELLTLIVKENQISVEDIVSIIFSVSVDLNATFPAEAARELGWTMVPLLCTTEIPVPGSLEKCIRVLVHAYLARSQAEVRHVYLGDAVKLRPDLRG
- a CDS encoding 4Fe-4S binding protein, encoding MPPKVDLDKCTGCGTCVDVCPSEVFVIENEKCKVARPDDCTACESCTEECPEEAITLEE
- a CDS encoding HDOD domain-containing protein encodes the protein MKVSPDQIVQRVRDLPALPQIVARVLKLTDDPDSTVKELNDAICQDQALTAKVLRLANSAYYGFPRRISTIIEAIVILGFNTIRNLVLAVSVHNLLSKEVPGYQLGRGELWRHSIACAMAARTLARRTRFPSPDQAFIAGLLHDIGKVILSVYVSETFGELIKKVHEAKIPFPQAEEEILGFTHAVIGSKVADKWNLPLPLVEAIAFHHSPLNAKENPKLTVLVHLADALCMMMGIGLGGDGLYYPLVPEALSIVGLKAEDLEVIMGELGDLFADENTFLSGDEK
- the cobO gene encoding cob(I)yrinic acid a,c-diamide adenosyltransferase, whose product is MQRPRLEKGLIQVYTGNSKGKTTASLGLALRAIGHGFRVCVVQFLKGGAYTGELFAAQRLYPNLVVRQYGITCPYSALIRQGEAACRGCGGCFTEKGKGTEENRKLAQLGLRAAEDIIRSEEYDVVILDEINNAFYYELLSVDEVLPLLAGKPPQVEVILTGRHAPPEIIAQADLVTEMNLVKHPYEKGVPSRRGIEY
- a CDS encoding iron chelate uptake ABC transporter family permease subunit; translated protein: MSGTNWYFRLLCCLLILFLLLIVSALFSITLGSAAITPWAALKALFMHLPGGAALANSGLDPTVEAIIVQIRLPRVILALFVGAALSTAGAALQGLLRNPLADPYTLGVSSGAAVGAALTLIILRQGSPLETATLPLAAFLGALVTGLLVYHLAQVEGYLAVETLILAGVIMSSFMSAILSYLLTVAGENLHQIVYWLMGNLALRGSEYFIYTLPYLAGGIIVMCLFGRELNIMTFGEETAGQLGIAVEKTKRILLLVATLLTGVAVALAGTIGFVGLIVPHLIRLLLGPDHRILLPVSAAGGGIFLIWADTVARTILAPVELPVGVVTAFLGAPFFVYLLRTRKRRGF
- the trpD gene encoding anthranilate phosphoribosyltransferase, translated to MVKEFLEKVISREHLSEQEAEVVMGELMQGNLTNTQIGAFLVALRMKGETPGEISGFARAIRSRARSVQISPLPGPVVDTCGTGGDGKHTFNISTAAAFVAAGTGLVVAKHGNRSISSRTGSADLLEALGLKIDLPVEATVACLREVGIAFFFAPLFHQAMRYALGPRRELGIRTVFNLLGPLTNPAGADIQLVGVYHADLTELVGDALRRLGCRSALVVHGCDGLDEISITGPTKITEVKPEGLSTYYLHPEELGLPLGRLDELIGGSPEENAKIFYEVLQGVPGSRRNVVLLNSAAVLLAAERAPDWETALALAEESIDRGAAFAKFEALKAFTGREIPC
- a CDS encoding pseudouridine synthase is translated as MERIQKVLARAGVGARRTCEELVRAGRVQVGGKVATIGMKVDPARATIYVDGKRIHVSQNYVYCLLYKPKGYVSTVKDPQGRPKVTDLVHVSGVRLFPVGRLDFDTSGLILLTNDGKLAYLLTHPKYGVWKTYQALVRGRPAPAALAQLEKGVLLPEGKTTPAHVRLLKQSGDQAWLEISLREGKKRQVRKMCEAVGHPVLDLKRTKLAFLDLKGLHPGQFRLLSTEEVLRLKKIALNGASRQD
- a CDS encoding heme ABC transporter ATP-binding protein, with product MEAVLKVHDVECRYGAHPALQGVSLVVPRGIFLGLIGPNAAGKSTLLKTLAATLKPKRGVVLFNGTELDKISRRAFAQHVSVVPQEATVSFPFSVYEVVMMGRHPHLGRFIRESERDFAIVREAMDAANCWHLRDRNILEISGGERQRVILARALAQEPEVILLDEPTNHLDLTAQLEILGVLKNLNAQRGLTVLAVFHDLNLASQFSDQLILLHEGKIFSAGTPESVLTREMIRAVYGTDVLVIKHPLTGSPQVVLLPRFHERKPALSQLHFHLICGGGIGAPLMGQLTRMGYLVSVGVLNIKDTDWEVAQALGLPVAEEKPFSPIGNEAYQANLKLARAADAVFLLDIPFGYGNLPNVQILEPLLASQKRCFLVDPVHLPERDYTGGRAVGLVAALRERSLSCIPDQQAVLQVIHGLGKEKDNAETAVREGSYSGLYRK
- the trpE gene encoding anthranilate synthase component I, with the translated sequence MRRIGKQTSAHLGAGFFISRRKTKKVRILKPLIREIPADCETPVSLFAKLCPHPPAYLLESVEGGERIARYSFIGCVPFAVFRAKNGYVEVQEGRKRTIFKRDPLAVLSQIFEQFRVLSEEPLPPFVGGAAGYFGYDFAHYYERLPRKAVDDLQVPDCYLVLSRAAVVFDHVQGVIKIIVLDEMGEGRFSETGKILLAHLEARILAALRRPVFFRRHENETFHAGRIESNLKKPEFLARVRVAKQYIEAGDIFQVVISQRLKVPFQGSPFFLYRTLRRVNPSPYLFYFSLPEMQIIGSSPEMLLKRQGTLLITRPLAGTRPRGKNEAEDFQFEEELRNCQKERAEHVMLVDLGRNDLGRVSRYGSVAVTELLEIERYSHVMHLVSEVRGNLAPDQTVYDALKAVFPAGTVSGAPKIRAMEIIEELEPQRRGIYAGAVGYLSLTGHLDTCIAIRTILIKDGYFFAQAGAGIVADSDPEREYEETCNKAAALLKSLSPEVRR